A DNA window from Mastomys coucha isolate ucsf_1 unplaced genomic scaffold, UCSF_Mcou_1 pScaffold21, whole genome shotgun sequence contains the following coding sequences:
- the Tnrc6a gene encoding trinucleotide repeat-containing gene 6A protein isoform X4 encodes MEEKKKKKDDKKKKEAAQKKATEQKIKVPEQIKPSVSQPQPANSDNGTSTATSTNNNAKRATASNQQPPPQQQQQQQQQQQQQQQQQEQQQPQQPQALPRYPREVPPRFRHQEHKQLLKRGQHFPVIAANLGSAVKVLNSQSESSAVTNQQPQNNGEVQNSKSQSDINHNTSGSHYENCQRGPVSSTSDCSTSCKNAVNDLLDKAAWPSAPGSDPELASECIDADSASSSESERNITVMASGNTGGEKDGLRNSTGLGSQSKFVVGSSSNNVGHGSSTGPWGFPHGAIISTCQVSVDAPESKPESSNNRMNAWGTVSSSSNGGLNPSTLNSASNHGAWPVLENNGLALKGPVGSGSSGINIQCSTIGQMPNNQNINSKVSGSSTHGTWGSLQETCEPEVSGTQKVSFSGQPQNITTETTGPNNTTNFMTSSLPNSGSVQNNELPTSNPGAWRVSTMNHPQIQAPSVMNGTSLSHLSNGESKTGGSYGTTWGAYGSNYSGDKCAGPNGQANGDTVNATLMQPGINGPMGTNFQVNTNKGGGVWEPGTVNSQSSPWGSGNGANSGGSRRGWGSPAQNTGTSLSSVEWNKLPSNQHSNDSANGNGKKLTNGWKSTEEDDQGSATSQTNEQNSVWAKAGGTVESDGSAESTGRLEEKITGESQSRDRRKIDQHTLLQSIVNRTDLDPRVLSNSGWGQTPIKQNTAWDTETSPRGERKTDNGTEAWGSSATQTFNSGACTDKTSPNSNDTSSVSGWGDPKPTLRWGDSKGSNCQGGWEDDSAATGMIKSNQWGNCKEDKSAWNDSQKNKQGWGDGQKASQGWSVSASDNWGESSRSNHWGEANKKSSSGGSDSDRSISGWNELGKTSSFTWGNNINPNNSSGWDESSKPNSSQGWGDPPKCNQSLGWGDSSKPVSSPDWNKQQDIVGSWGIPPATSKPPGTGWLGGPIPAPTKEEEPTGWEEPSPESIRRKMEIDDGTSAWGDPSKYNYKNVNMWNKNIPEGSSRSDQQAQMHRLLPAASAVSSKETSSGSGWGEPWAEPSTPATTVDNGTSAWGKPIDSGPSWGEPITAASNASTWGSSSVGPQSLSKSGPKSMQDGWCGDDMPLPGSRPTGWEEEEDVEIGMWNSNSSQELNSSLNWPPYTKKMSSKGLSGKKRRRERGMMKGGNKQEDAWINPFVKQFSNISFSRDSPEENVQSNKMDLSGGMLQDKRMEIDKHSLNIGDYNRTVGKGPGSRPQISKESSMERNPYFDKDGIVADESQNMQFMSSQSMKLPPSNSALPNQALGSIAGLGTQNLNSVRQNGNPSMFGVGNTAAQPRGMQQPPAQPLSSSQPNLRAQVPPPLLSPQVPVSLLKYAPNNGGLNPLFGPQQVAMLNQLSQLNQLSQISQLQRLLAQQQRAQSQRSVPSANRQQQDQQGRPLSVQQQMMQQSRQLDPSLLVKQQTPPSQQPLHQPAMKSFLDNVMPHTTPELQKGPSPVNAFSNFPIGLNSNLNVNMDMNSIKEPQSRLRKWTTVDSMSVNTSLDQNSSKHGAISSGFRLEESPFVPYDFMNSSTSPASPPGSIGDGWPRAKSPNGSSSVNWPPEFRPGEPWKGYPNIDPETDPYVTPGSVINSLSINTVREVDHLRDRNSGSSSSLNTTLPSTSAWSSIRASNYNVPLSSTAQSTSARNSDSKLTWSPGSVTNTSLAHELWKVPLPPKNITAPSRPPPGLTGQKPPLSAWDNSPLRVGGGWGNSDARYTPGSSWGESSSGRITNWLVLKNLTPQIDGSTLRTLCMQHGPLITFHLNLPHGNALVRYSSKEEVVKAQKSLHMCVLGNTTILAEFASEEEISRFFAQSQSLTPSPGWQSLGSSQSRLGSLDCSHSFSSRTDLNHWNGAGLSGTNCGDLHGTSLWGTPHYSTSLWGPPSSSDPRGISSPSPINAFLSVDHLGGGGESM; translated from the exons ATATAAATCATAATACTTCAGGATCCCATTATGAAAATTGCCAGCGGGGACCTGTGTCTTCTACAAGTGACTGTAGCACAAGCTGTAAGAATGCTGTAAACGACTTGTTGGACAAAGCAGCATGGCCCTCAGCCCCTGGCAGTGACCCTGAGTTGGCTTCAGAATGTATAGATGCTGATTCTGCCTCCAGTTCTGAGTCAGAAAGAAACATCACTGTCATGGCTTCAGGGAACACGGGTGGTGAGAAAGATGGCCTTCGGAACAGCACTGGACTCGGTTCTCAAAGCAAATTTGTGGTTGGTAGCAGCAGCAATAATGTGGGCCATGGAAGTAGTACTGGCCCATGGGGCTTTCCCCATGGAGCCATAATAAGCACATGTCAGGTCTCTGTGGATGCTCCTGAAAGCAAACCAGAAAGTAGTAACAATAGAATGAATGCTTGGGGCACTGTAAGTTCTTCATCAAATGGAGGGTTAAATCCAAGCACTTTGAATTCAGCTAGCAACCATGGTGCCTGGCCAGTATTAGAAAACAATGGACTTGCCCTAAAAGGGCCTGTAGGGAGTGGGAGTTCTGGCATCAATATTCAGTGTAGTACCATAGGCCAGATGCCTAACAATCAGAATATCAACTCTAAAGTCAGTGGCTCTTCTACCCATGGTACCTGGGGTAGCCTTCAGGAAACTTGTGAGCCTGAAGTAAGTGGTACACAGAAGGTTTCATTCAGTGGTCAACCTCAGAATATCACCACTGAAACGACTGGACCAAATAACACTACTAACTTTATGACCTCTAGTTTACCAAACTCCGGTTCAGTACAAAATAATGAACTGCCTACTAGTAATCCAGGGGCCTGGCGTGTGAGCACAATGAATCATCCTCAGATACAGGCTCCGTCAGTTATGAATGGCACTTCCCTTTCTCACCTTAGTAATGGAGAGTCAAAAACTGGAGGCTCCTACGGTACTACATGGGGTGCCTATGGTTCTAATTACTCTGGTGATAAATGTGCAGGCCCTAATGGCCAAGCCAATGGTGACACTGTGAATGCAACTCTAATGCAGCCTGGCATAAATGGGCCTATGGGAACTAACTTTCAAGTTAATACAAATAAAGGGGGAGGTGTATGGGAGCCTGGGACAGTGAATTCCCAGAGTTCACCATGGGGAAGTGGAAATGGTGCAAATTCTGGAGGAAGTCGAAGAGGATGGGGAAGTCCTGCACAGAACACTGGCACTAGTCTATCCAGTGTTGAGTGGAACAAACTGCCTAGCAACCAGCATTCCAATGACAGTGCAAATGGCAATGGTAAGAAGCTTACAAATGGATGGAAATCTACTGAGGAAGACGATCAGGGTTCTGCCACATCTCAGACGAATGAGCAAAACAGTGTGTGGGCCAAAGCAGGAGGCACAGTGGAGAGTGATGGTAGTGCAGAGAGCACTGGACGCCTTGAAGAAAAAATAACTGGGGAAAGTCAGAgtagagatagaagaaaaattgATCAGCACACATTACTCCAAAGCATTGTAAACAGAACTGACTTAGATCCACGTGTCCTATCCAACTCTGGGTGGGGACAGACTCCTATTAAGCAGAATACTGCCTGGGATACAGAGACATCAccaagaggggaaagaaagactgACAATGGGACAGAGGCCTGGGGAAGCTCTGCAACACAGACTTTTAACTCAGGGGCATGTACAGATAAGACTAGCCCTAATAGTAATGATACCTCATCTGTATCAGGGTGGGGTGATCCCAAACCTACTCTGAGGTGGGGAGATTCCAAAGGCTCAAACTGCCAGGGGGGGTGGGAAGATGATTCTGCTGCTACAGGAATGATCAAGAGCAATCAGTGGGGGAATTGCAAAGAAGACAAGTCTGCATGGAATGATTcgcaaaagaacaaacaaggctGGGGTGATGGACAAAAGGCAAGCCAAGGTTGGTCCGTTTCTGCCAGTGATAACTGGGGAGAATCTTCCAGGAGTAACCATTGGGGTGAGGCTAATAAGAAATCCAGCTCAGGAGGCAGTGACAGTGACAGGTCCATTTCTGGTTGGAATGAACTTGGGAAGACTAGTTCTTTTACTTGGGGAAATAATATAAATCCAAATAACTCATCAGGATGGGATGAATCTTCTAAACCTAATTCTTCCCAGGGATGGGGAGACCCTCCAAAGTGTAATCAGTCTTTAGGCTGGGGAGATTCATCAAAACCAGTTAGTTCTCCAGATTGGAACAAGCAACAAGACATTGTTGGATCATGGGGAATCCCACCAGCCACCAGCAAGCCTCCTGGTACAGGCTGGCTCGGGGGTCCTATTCCTGCTCCAACAAAGGAGGAAGAACCCACAGGCTGGGAGGAGCCATCCCCAGAATCTATACGACGAAAAATGGAGATCGATGATGGAACTTCAGCTTGGGGAGACCCAAGCAAATACAACTACAAAAATGTGAACATGTGGAATAAAAACATCCCGGAAGGCAGCAGCCGCTCAGACCAGCAAGCACAGATGCACCGGCTATTGCCAGCTGCAAGTGCTGTCTCAAGCAAGGAGACCAGCAGTGGCTCTG GCTGGGGTGAGCCTTGGGCAGAGCCATCTACTCCAGCCACGACTGTGGATAATGGTACTTCAGCCTGGGGCAAGCCCATAGACAGTGGTCCCAGCTGGGGAGAACCCATTACTGCAGCATCCAATGCATCCACATGGGGCTCCAGCTCTGTTGGTCCACAATCATTAAGCAAATCTG GGCCCAAATCTATGCAAGATGGCTGGTGTGGTGATGATATGCCATTGCCTGGAAGTCGCCCCACTggctgggaagaggaggaggatgtagAGATTGGAATGTGGAACAGTAACTCATCTCAAGAGCTTAACTCATCTTTAAATTGGCCACCATATACCAAGAAAATGTCATCAAAG GGTCTGAGTGGcaaaaaaaggagaagggaaagg GGAATGATGAAAGGCGGAAACAAACAAGAAGACGCGTGGATAAACCCATTCGTTAAACAGTTTTCAAATATCAGTTTTtca agagaCTCACCAGAAGAAAATGTACAGAGCAATAAGATGGATCTTTCTGGAG GAATGTTACAAGACAAGCGGATGGAGATTGATAAACATAGCCTGAATATTGGTGATTACAATCGAACGGTCGGGAAAGGCCCTGGGTCTCGGCCTCAGATTTCCAAAGAGTCTTCCATGGAGCGCAATCCTTACTTTGATAAG GATGGCATTGTAGCAGATGAATCCCAAAACATGCAGTTTATGTCCAGTCAAAGCATGAAGCTTCCCCCTTCAAATAGTGCACTACCTAACCAGGCCCTTGGCTCCATAGCAGGGCTGGGTACGCAAAACTTGAATTCTGTTAGACAG aatgGCAATCCCAGTATGTTTGGTGTTGGAAACACAGCAGCACAACCCCGGGGCATGCAGCAGCCTCCAGCACAACCTCTCAGTTCATCTCAGCCTAATCTTCGTGCTCAAGTGCCTCCTCCATTACTCTCCCCTCAG GTTCCAGTTTCATTGCTGAAGTATGCACCAAACAACGGTGGCCTGAATCCGCTCTTTGGCCCTCAACAGGTAGCCATGCTGAACCAGCTATCCCAACTAAACCAGCTTTCTCAGATCTCCCAGTTACAG cGATTGTTAGCGCAGCagcagagggcacagagtcaGAGAAGTGTGCCTTCTGCTAACCGACAGCAGCAAGACCAGCAG gGTCGACCTCTTAGTGTGCAGCAGCAGATGATGCAACAGTCTCGTCAACTTGATCCAAGCCTGCTGGTGAAGCAGCAGACTCCGCCTTCTCAGCAGCCGCTCCATCAGCCAGCCATGAAGTCCTTCCTTGACAATGTCATGCCCCACACTACACCCGAGCTGCAGAAAGGGCCATCGCCAGTAAATGCTTTCAGCAACTTTCCTATAG GCTTGAACTCAAACTTGAATGTAAATATGGATATGAACAGTATTAAAGAGCCACAGTCACGACTAAGGAAGTGGACAACAGTGGACAGCATGTCTGTGAACACGTCGTTGGATCAAAACTCCAGCAAACATG GTGCTATTTCAAGTGGTTTTAGGCTGGAAGAGTCTCCATTTGTTCCCTATGACTTTATGAATAGCAGTACTTCACCAGCCAGTCCTCCAGGTTCAATAGGAGATGGCTGGCCACGTGCCAAATCGCCTAACGGCTCTAGCAGTGTTAACTGGCCACCAG AATTTCGCCCTGGTGAACCATGGAAAGGTTATCCAAACATTGACCCTGAAACTGACCCTTACGTCACTCCTGGCAGTGTCATAAACAGTCTTTCAATTAATACTGTGCGGGAAGTTGACCACCTCAGGGACAGGAACAGTG GGTCATCCTCATCCTTGAACACCACGCTGCCTTCAACTAGTGCCTGGTCATCCATTCGTGCCTCCAACTACAATGTTCCCCTCAGCAGTACAGCACAAAGCACTTCAG CCAGAAATAGTGATTCCAAATTGACGTGGTCTCCTGGTTCAGTTACCAACACCTCTCTGGCTCATGAGCTGTGGAAAGTCCCTTTGCCACCTAAAAACATCACTGCTCCGTCCCGCCCACCTCCGGGGCTGACTGGTCAGAAGCCACCCTTGTCTGCGTGGGATAATTCTCCTCTTCGTGTAGGTGGAGGATGGGGAAATTCTGACGCCAGATATACCCCAG GCTCCAGTTGGGGTGAGAGCAGCTCAGGGAGAATAACCAATTGGCTTGTTCTGAAGAACCTCACACCTCAG ATTGATGGCTCAACTCTGCGCACCCTGTGCATGCAGCATGGCCCACTGATTACATTCCATCTGAACCTCCCACATGGAAATGCTCTGGTCCGTTACAGTTCAAAAGAAGAGGTAGTGAAGGCACAAAAGTCTCTGCACAT GTGTGTGCTGGGGAACACTACTATTCTCGCTGAGTTTGCCAGTGAAGAGGAGATCAGTCGCTTCTTTGCACAAAGTCAGTCTCTGACCCCTTCTCCTGGCTGGCAGTCTCTTGGGTCCAGCCAGAGCCGGCTGGGCTCCCTCGACTGTTCCCACTCATTCTCCAGCCGGACTGATCTCAATCACTGGAATGGTGCTGGGCTGTCGGGAACTAACTGTGGAGACCTTCACGGCACTTCCCTCTGGGGGACCCCACATTATTCCACAAGCCTGTGGGGTCCCCCAAGCAGCAGCGACCCCCGGGGAATTAGCAGCCCATCCCCCattaatgcttttctttctgttgaccacctgggtgggggtggagagtcCATGTAA